One genomic window of Cyprinus carpio isolate SPL01 chromosome A23, ASM1834038v1, whole genome shotgun sequence includes the following:
- the LOC109096652 gene encoding sodium- and chloride-dependent creatine transporter 1-like isoform X2, whose translation MSPEEHFSNDCGTCEDESQEEAEVARPLVSETEGSSTEVAEPRLGTGLIDTGDPATELGHSERQTWSRQMDFIMSCVGFAVGLGNVWRFPYLCYKNGGGVFLIPYLLMVFVGGVPVFFLEIALGQFMKQGGVATWNIAPLFKGLGLASMVIVFFCNTYYIMVLVWGLYFLAHSFTSPLPWATCGHEWNTVNCTTNFSRVCLNQSLSPSPANVSSLNISASCLEHTGLRSSVMEFWERKVLRLSGGLDEVGDINGYLVLCLLATWVIVYFCIWKGVKSAGKVVYFTAVFPYLVLVVLFVHGVSLPGAVNGIIYYLKPDWSKLSEAQVWIDAATQIFFSYAIGLGALTALGSYNRFNNNCYQDAFILALINSGTSFFAGFVVFSVLGFMAAEQGVDISNVAESGPGLAFIAYPKAVSLMPLAPLWAALFFLMLLVLGLDSQFVGVEGFITGIMDMLPPKSFLGSQRREVVVAICCFTCFTIDLSMVTQGGMYVFQLFDYYSASGITLLWQAFWECVVVAWVYGADRFMDDVACMIGYRPLPYMKWCWSYVTPVVCMRWQHLTTPVWGRHHLEFLPPENEARLLPKAEENKNTLLYESVI comes from the exons ATGTCGCCAGAAGAGCACTTCTCCA aTGATTGCGGCACGTGTGAGGATGAATCTCAGGAGGAAGCAGAAGTCGCCCGTCCTTTGGTGTCAGAGACTGAGGGGTCCAGTACGGAGGTCGCTGAGCCCAGACTTGGCACAGGTCTGATAGACACCGGCGACCCCGCCACAGAACTGGGGCATTCGGAGCGACAAACGTGGAGCAGGCAGATGGACTTTATCATGTCCTGTGTTGGGTTTGCTGTTGGCCTTGGAAACGTCTGGAGATTTCCTTACCTCTGTTATAAGAATGGAGGAG GTGTGTTTCTGATCCCCTATCTCCTGATGGTGTTCGTTGGAGGTGTTCCAGTCTTCTTCCTGGAGATCGCACTGGGTCAGTTCATGAAGCAGGGTGGGGTCGCCACATGGAACATCGCGCCTCTTTTTAAAG GGCTTGGATTGGCATCAATGGTGATCGTGTTCTTCTGCAACACCTACTACATCATGGTTCTGGTGTGGGGCCTGTATTTTCTGGCTCACTCCTTCACTTCCCCTCTGCCGTGGGCCACGTGTGGACACGAGTGGAACACGGTCAACTGTACCACTAACTTCAGCCGCGTGTGTCTCAACCAGTCACTGTCCCCTTCCCCTGCCAATGTCTCCTCCCTCAACATCAGTGCCAGCTGTCTGGAGCACACGGGTTTGAGATCATCTGTTATGGAGTTCTGGGA GCGTAAAGTCCTCCGTCTGTCTGGCGGTTTGGATGAAGTGGGTGACATCAACGGTTACTTGGTCTTGTGTCTGCTTGCTACATGGGTCATCGTCTACTTCTGCATCTGGAAGGGTGTTAAGTCGGCTGGAAAG gttgtATATTTCACCGCTGTGTTCCCATATCTGGTGCTGGTGGTCTTGTTTGTTCACGGCGTCTCACTGCCAGGAGCTGTTAATGGCATTATTTACTACCTGAAACCAGACTGGAGCAAACTCTCCGAGGCACAG GTATGGATTgatgctgccacacagatcttcTTTTCTTATGCTATCGGTCTGGGGGCCCTGACCGCTCTTGGGAGCTACAACCGATTCAACAACAACTGTTACCA ggaTGCATTCATTCTGGCTCTCATAAACAGCGGCACAAGCTTCTTTGCAGGATTTGTGGTTTTCTCAGTTTTGGGGTTCATGGCGGCCGAACAAGGCGTTGACATCAGTAATGTGGCAGAAAGTG GTCCTGGTTTAGCGTTTATTGCCTATCCAAAAGCCGTGTCGCTGATGCCTTTAGCCCCGCTGTGGGCGGCGCTGTTCTTTCTCATGCTTCTGGTGTTGGGATTGGACAGTCAG tttgtTGGTGTTGAAGGCTTTATTACTGGAATAATGGACATGCTGCCCCCAAAGTCATTCCTCGGCTCTCAGCGTCGTGAAGTTGTTGTCGCAATATGCTGCTTTACCTGTTTTACTATTGATCTTTCCATGGTCACACAG GGAGGGATGTATGTGTTCCAGCTGTTTGATTATTACTCGGCCAGTGGGATTACTCTTCTTTGGCAGGCCTTCTGGGAGTGTGTGGTGGTGGCCTGGGTGTATG GTGCTGACCGCTTCATGGACGATGTGGCCTGTATGATCGGCTATCGTCCGCTGCCGTATATGAAGTGGTGCTGGTCTTATGTCACTCCGGTAGTATGCATG CGTTGGCAGCATCTGACGACACCTGTCTGGGGTCGACATCACCTTGAGTTCCTTCCACCTGAGAATGAAGCCAGACTTCTACCAAAGGCAGAAGAGAATAAAAACACTCTGTTATATGAAAGTGTCATTTAA
- the LOC109096652 gene encoding sodium- and chloride-dependent creatine transporter 1-like isoform X1: MSPEEHFSNDCGTCEDESQEEAEVARPLVSETEGSSTEVAEPRLGTGLIDTGDPATELGHSERQTWSRQMDFIMSCVGFAVGLGNVWRFPYLCYKNGGGVFLIPYLLMVFVGGVPVFFLEIALGQFMKQGGVATWNIAPLFKGLGLASMVIVFFCNTYYIMVLVWGLYFLAHSFTSPLPWATCGHEWNTVNCTTNFSRVCLNQSLSPSPANVSSLNISASCLEHTGLRSSVMEFWERKVLRLSGGLDEVGDINGYLVLCLLATWVIVYFCIWKGVKSAGKVVYFTAVFPYLVLVVLFVHGVSLPGAVNGIIYYLKPDWSKLSEAQVWIDAATQIFFSYAIGLGALTALGSYNRFNNNCYQDAFILALINSGTSFFAGFVVFSVLGFMAAEQGVDISNVAESGPGLAFIAYPKAVSLMPLAPLWAALFFLMLLVLGLDSQFVGVEGFITGIMDMLPPKSFLGSQRREVVVAICCFTCFTIDLSMVTQGGMYVFQLFDYYSASGITLLWQAFWECVVVAWVYGADRFMDDVACMIGYRPLPYMKWCWSYVTPVVCMGVFMFHVVNYKRLVYNAVYVYPWWGEVLGWFLALSSMLCIPLTVLYKLLHCKGSLRERWQHLTTPVWGRHHLEFLPPENEARLLPKAEENKNTLLYESVI; encoded by the exons ATGTCGCCAGAAGAGCACTTCTCCA aTGATTGCGGCACGTGTGAGGATGAATCTCAGGAGGAAGCAGAAGTCGCCCGTCCTTTGGTGTCAGAGACTGAGGGGTCCAGTACGGAGGTCGCTGAGCCCAGACTTGGCACAGGTCTGATAGACACCGGCGACCCCGCCACAGAACTGGGGCATTCGGAGCGACAAACGTGGAGCAGGCAGATGGACTTTATCATGTCCTGTGTTGGGTTTGCTGTTGGCCTTGGAAACGTCTGGAGATTTCCTTACCTCTGTTATAAGAATGGAGGAG GTGTGTTTCTGATCCCCTATCTCCTGATGGTGTTCGTTGGAGGTGTTCCAGTCTTCTTCCTGGAGATCGCACTGGGTCAGTTCATGAAGCAGGGTGGGGTCGCCACATGGAACATCGCGCCTCTTTTTAAAG GGCTTGGATTGGCATCAATGGTGATCGTGTTCTTCTGCAACACCTACTACATCATGGTTCTGGTGTGGGGCCTGTATTTTCTGGCTCACTCCTTCACTTCCCCTCTGCCGTGGGCCACGTGTGGACACGAGTGGAACACGGTCAACTGTACCACTAACTTCAGCCGCGTGTGTCTCAACCAGTCACTGTCCCCTTCCCCTGCCAATGTCTCCTCCCTCAACATCAGTGCCAGCTGTCTGGAGCACACGGGTTTGAGATCATCTGTTATGGAGTTCTGGGA GCGTAAAGTCCTCCGTCTGTCTGGCGGTTTGGATGAAGTGGGTGACATCAACGGTTACTTGGTCTTGTGTCTGCTTGCTACATGGGTCATCGTCTACTTCTGCATCTGGAAGGGTGTTAAGTCGGCTGGAAAG gttgtATATTTCACCGCTGTGTTCCCATATCTGGTGCTGGTGGTCTTGTTTGTTCACGGCGTCTCACTGCCAGGAGCTGTTAATGGCATTATTTACTACCTGAAACCAGACTGGAGCAAACTCTCCGAGGCACAG GTATGGATTgatgctgccacacagatcttcTTTTCTTATGCTATCGGTCTGGGGGCCCTGACCGCTCTTGGGAGCTACAACCGATTCAACAACAACTGTTACCA ggaTGCATTCATTCTGGCTCTCATAAACAGCGGCACAAGCTTCTTTGCAGGATTTGTGGTTTTCTCAGTTTTGGGGTTCATGGCGGCCGAACAAGGCGTTGACATCAGTAATGTGGCAGAAAGTG GTCCTGGTTTAGCGTTTATTGCCTATCCAAAAGCCGTGTCGCTGATGCCTTTAGCCCCGCTGTGGGCGGCGCTGTTCTTTCTCATGCTTCTGGTGTTGGGATTGGACAGTCAG tttgtTGGTGTTGAAGGCTTTATTACTGGAATAATGGACATGCTGCCCCCAAAGTCATTCCTCGGCTCTCAGCGTCGTGAAGTTGTTGTCGCAATATGCTGCTTTACCTGTTTTACTATTGATCTTTCCATGGTCACACAG GGAGGGATGTATGTGTTCCAGCTGTTTGATTATTACTCGGCCAGTGGGATTACTCTTCTTTGGCAGGCCTTCTGGGAGTGTGTGGTGGTGGCCTGGGTGTATG GTGCTGACCGCTTCATGGACGATGTGGCCTGTATGATCGGCTATCGTCCGCTGCCGTATATGAAGTGGTGCTGGTCTTATGTCACTCCGGTAGTATGCATG ggtgttttcatgtttcatgtgGTCAACTACAAGCGATTAGTGTATAATGCGGTGTATGTGTACCCGTGGTGGGGTGAGGTGCTGGGCTGGTTTCTCGCACTCTCATCCATGCTTTGCATTCCTCTCACCGTCCTCTACAAACTGCTGCACTGCAAAGGCTCCCTCAGAGAG CGTTGGCAGCATCTGACGACACCTGTCTGGGGTCGACATCACCTTGAGTTCCTTCCACCTGAGAATGAAGCCAGACTTCTACCAAAGGCAGAAGAGAATAAAAACACTCTGTTATATGAAAGTGTCATTTAA